A stretch of DNA from Deltaproteobacteria bacterium:
CCCAGGGTCAGAAAGGCCGCGTCCCGGCCGGTGTGGAGCGCGTCAAGCACGGCCTTGGCGTTGGCCTCCCAGGCTCTGGCCAAACCCTCGGGGTCGCGGGTCATGGGAAAGGCCAGATTGCGGATTGCGGCCCCAGGCCGCACATGCTTCTCGGCAATAGACAGGGCCAGGGAGTAGTCGTTTTTACTCGAACTGGCTGCGAAAACCTCCTCAACCCGGCCCAGCACCCGGGCCGCCCGCAGGGTCAGAAGCTCCGGGTCGCCCGGACCCACGCCCACGCCGTACAGCACGCCCCGGTCCTTCATGGCCGTGCCTCCCCGGTTGATATCGATGGATGAAGAAACGCGGCCAGTTCCTCCACGGCCTCGATGTTTCGGGGTCCGGGCCGAACACAGGCCAGTTGGTCCACGTTCAGCACCCGATTGTGACGCACGGCCGGAAGGGTCCGGAAATGGGGACGGTCGGGCAGGCGGATGGGACAGGGATTCATGGGCCCGGTCAGGGTGACATAGGCCTCGGGGGCCAAGGCAACGAGGGTTTCCTCGCCCAGACGGACGAGCTTGGCCGGTTCGGTGACCAGATTTCGGCCCCCGGCCCGACGGATGATGTCCGCGGTCATGCCCTGATCTCCGGCCACCAGAAGGTTGGGATAGCGGACCTCGAAGACCAGAGGCACGGGCGGGCGGTCCGCGACTCGGATCTCCACGGCCTTCAGGCGGGCCTGCCAGCTGTCGGCCAGGTCGCAAGCCCGGGCCTGGGTGCCGGTCAGGGTTCCCAGTCGGTCCAGGGTACGCATGAGGCCGTCCATGTCGGCCGCCCGGAACACGGCCACGGTCAAGCCCAGGGACTCCAGGGCCTGCACCGACTCCCTCGCCTCGTCCCGGCCGTCCATCTGCACGACCAGATCCGGTCGCAAATGCACGACCCGCTCCACCCCGGGCCGCATGTGCGTGCCGATGGAGGGCAGATCGGCCAGCCCGGGCACGTCCTGGTCGGCGTCCGTGCGGGCCACGATCCGGTCTCCCGCCCCAAGGGCCAGGAGTATCTCGGCCAGGCCTCCGTGCAGGGGCACGATGCGTGAGGCCGGATCGGCCAGGCGGACCTCCCGGCCGGTATCGTCACGAACGACGATCTCGGCCCGGGCCGAGGCGGCCCCGAGGGCCAGGAGCAGGATCACCCCCAGGACGGACCAGGACCTGCGGGGTCCCGGTGTGTGGATGGGCGACAATGGTGAGAGACGTTTCATAGACCTCTTCCAGATTGGCTTGGGTGAAAACTTCGGCGGTCGGGCCGTCAAGCACGATGCGCCCGGCCTTCACAACCACGAGGCGCGGACAGTACAGGGCGGCCAGATTGAGATCGTGCATGGCCGCGACCATGGTCAGACCCCGGCGGTTGTGTTCGACCAAAAAATCGTGGACGGCCACCCGGGAACGGACATCCAGCCCGGCCGAGGCCTCGTCCAGGAGCAGGAGGTCCGTGTCCTGGGCCAGGGCCCGGGCCACATAGGCCCGCTGCCGCTCTCCGCCGGAAAGGCTCCCGGCGTCCCGGTCGGCGAACCCGGACAGCCCGGCCTCATGAAGAGCTTGACCGGCCCGTTGCCGATCCTCGTGCCCATATCCCCGCCAGACCGAAACATAGGGGTAACGGCCCATGAGAACCAGGGAAAGGACCTTGAGCCCGGGCACGGCGGCCGGGCTCTGGGGCACGGCGGACACCAGCCGGGCCCGGTCCCGGCCCGGAAGTTCGGCCAGGTCCCGACCCATAATCCGAACCGCTCCCGAGCACGGCGTCAGGGCCCCGGACAGGGTCAGGAGCAGGGTCGTCTTGCCGCTCCCGTTGGGGCCCAAGAGGCCGACCATTTCCCCCTGTTCGACGCGCAGGTCGACCCCGTGCAGAATCTCTCTCCGGCCATGGGAGCAGACCAGGTCGCGCACCTCGATAGCTGGCTCTATCCGTGTCATTCGCGGCCCATCCGGCGGCAGAGGATGGCCCAGAAGGCCGGCCCGCCCACCAGGGCCGTGACCACTCCCACGGGCAACTCTCCTCCCCGGGGGAGCAGGGTCCGGGCGGCCACGTCGGACCAGAGTAGGAGTACGCCCCCGGCCAGGGCCGAGGATAGGATCAAGGGCCGATGCTCCCTGCCCTGGAACAGGCGCACGAAATGAGGCACCACCAGACCCACGAAGCCGATGACCCCAGACACGGCCACCCCGGCTCCGGCCAGGATCCCAGCCCCCAGAAGGAGCCAGAGCCGGGACCGCTCGGCGTCCACGCCCATCTGCTGGGCCTGGCCCGAGCCGAGGTTCAAAAGGTCCAACTCCAGACCCAGCCTCCAGACCAGGATCATGCCGACCACCCACCAAGGCAGGTAGAGGAAGACATGGGCCCAGCCCCGACCCTGAAGGCTGCCCATGATCCAGAAGACAATGGCCGTCACGGACTCCTCGTCCAGGGCCTTGATGAGGGAAATGAGAGCGGCCAGGAAAGTGGCCGTGACAATGCCGGCCAGGATCATGGTCTCCCGCCGCAGACCTCCGGCCATGCGGGCCAGGACCAGGACCAGACCCAAGGTGCCCAGGGCCCCGATCACGGCCGCCGGGGTGAGCACACCCAGGGCGCCGAACAGGGTCGTGCCCAGGCCCAGGTATACGGTCAGGGCCACGCCAAAAGCCGCCCCGCTTGACACGCCAAGAGTGAAGGGGTCGGCCAGGGGGTTGCGCAAAAGGCCCTGGAGTACGGCCCCTGAAGCCCCCAATCCGGCGCCCACCAGCCAAGCCAGGACCGAGCGACTCAACCGGATGTCCACGACGATGAGCCGCAGGGCCTCGTCCGCTTGGGACCCCAGACCCAGGGCGGACAAAACCTCGCCCGGGGCCAAGGGCACCGGGCCGATCAGGGCCCCGCCCAGAACGGACAGGACCCCGACCAGGAAAAGGATCACGGCTATGCGGCCCGACACGGGCTCAGAACTCCAGGGATTTCATGGCCCGTTTGAGATGTTCGACCCAAAGGGCCACCACC
This window harbors:
- a CDS encoding ABC transporter substrate-binding protein; translated protein: MLLLALGAASARAEIVVRDDTGREVRLADPASRIVPLHGGLAEILLALGAGDRIVARTDADQDVPGLADLPSIGTHMRPGVERVVHLRPDLVVQMDGRDEARESVQALESLGLTVAVFRAADMDGLMRTLDRLGTLTGTQARACDLADSWQARLKAVEIRVADRPPVPLVFEVRYPNLLVAGDQGMTADIIRRAGGRNLVTEPAKLVRLGEETLVALAPEAYVTLTGPMNPCPIRLPDRPHFRTLPAVRHNRVLNVDQLACVRPGPRNIEAVEELAAFLHPSISTGEARP
- a CDS encoding iron ABC transporter permease — its product is MSGRIAVILFLVGVLSVLGGALIGPVPLAPGEVLSALGLGSQADEALRLIVVDIRLSRSVLAWLVGAGLGASGAVLQGLLRNPLADPFTLGVSSGAAFGVALTVYLGLGTTLFGALGVLTPAAVIGALGTLGLVLVLARMAGGLRRETMILAGIVTATFLAALISLIKALDEESVTAIVFWIMGSLQGRGWAHVFLYLPWWVVGMILVWRLGLELDLLNLGSGQAQQMGVDAERSRLWLLLGAGILAGAGVAVSGVIGFVGLVVPHFVRLFQGREHRPLILSSALAGGVLLLWSDVAARTLLPRGGELPVGVVTALVGGPAFWAILCRRMGRE
- a CDS encoding ABC transporter ATP-binding protein, with protein sequence MTRIEPAIEVRDLVCSHGRREILHGVDLRVEQGEMVGLLGPNGSGKTTLLLTLSGALTPCSGAVRIMGRDLAELPGRDRARLVSAVPQSPAAVPGLKVLSLVLMGRYPYVSVWRGYGHEDRQRAGQALHEAGLSGFADRDAGSLSGGERQRAYVARALAQDTDLLLLDEASAGLDVRSRVAVHDFLVEHNRRGLTMVAAMHDLNLAALYCPRLVVVKAGRIVLDGPTAEVFTQANLEEVYETSLTIVAHPHTGTPQVLVRPGGDPAPGPRGRLGPGRDRRS